The Meriones unguiculatus strain TT.TT164.6M chromosome 6, Bangor_MerUng_6.1, whole genome shotgun sequence genome has a window encoding:
- the Khdc3l gene encoding KH domain-containing protein 3: MASPRRFQTLVPLKHKQDTLFEVAGDSKLPKWFHVEYLDDPRTIHVDPWLVEAIFGRNGEYIPHVECMTHTLIHVNLRDPAEKAEILIFGSPDYQKDVSQMVLNLVDYFQKQAAQSRCGLGGRWVRKASQGHSLHCSSPTSERAQRAEAQPAPAEVPAAARLRAPVQVREVTTQPDPVQVREVTTQPDRVQVREVATQPDPVEVREAATQPDPEEVCEVTTQPDPVEVCEVTTQPDPVEVREVATQPDPVEVREAATQPDPVEVREVATQPDPVEVREVATQPDPMEACEVATQPDPMQACEVTTQPDPVQVCEVTTQPDPMEACEVATQPDPVQACEVATQPDPVEAGETVTQTPAGEVRQNVTVH; the protein is encoded by the exons ATGGCCTCTCCTAGGAGGTTTCAGACCCTCGTCCCGCTGAAGCACAAACAGGATACCTTATTTGAGGTGGCCGGAGACTCCAAGTTGCCCAAGTGGTTCCATGTCGAGTACCTGGATGACCCGAGAACAATACACGTGGATCCTTGGCTGGTGGAAGCGATATTCG gCCGGAACGGAGAGTACATCCCACACGTCGAGTGCATGACCCACACCCTGATTCACGTGAACCTGCGGGACCCTGCAGAGAAGGCCGAGATTTTGATATTCGGGTCTCCTGATTACCAGAAGGACGTTTCCCAGATGGTCTTGAACTTGGTTGACTATTTCCAGAAGCAAGCGGCGCAGAGTAGGTGTGGGCTTGGGGGTAGG TGGGTACGGAAAGCGAGCCAGGGCCATTCCTTACACTGCTCTTCTCCCACTTCAGAGAGGGCTCAGAGGGCTGAGGCCCAGCCGGCTCCTGCGGAGGTCCCTGCCGCCGCCAGGCTGCGGGCTCCGGTGCAGGTCCGTGAGGTCACCACGCAGCCGGACCCCGTGCAGGTCCGTGAGGTCACCACCCAGCCGGATCGGGTGCAGGTTCGTGAGGTCGCCACGCAGCCGGATCCGGTGGAGGTCCGTGAGGCCGCCACCCAGCCTGACCCCGAGGAGGTCTGTGAGGTCACCACCCAGCCTGACCCCGTGGAGGTCTGTGAGGTCACCACCCAGCCTGACCCCGTGGAGGTCCGTGAGGTCGCCACGCAGCCGGATCCGGTGGAGGTCCGTGAGGCCGCCACGCAGCCGGATCCGGTGGAGGTCCGTGAGGTCGCCACGCAGCCGGATCCGGTGGAGGTCCGTGAGGTCGCCACCCAGCCTGACCCCATGGAGGCCTGTGAGGTCGCCACGCAGCCCGACCCCATGCAGGCCTGTGAGGTCACCACCCAGCCCGACCCCGTGCAGGTCTGTGAGGTCACCACCCAGCCTGACCCCATGGAGGCCTGTGAGGTCGCCACGCAGCCCGACCCCGTGCAGGCCTGTGAGGTCGCCACGCAGCCGGACCCGGTGGAGGCTGGTGAAACCGTCACCCAGACCCCTGCAGGGGAGGTCCGCCAGAATGTGACTGTGCATTGA